One window from the genome of Catenulispora sp. MAP5-51 encodes:
- a CDS encoding polysaccharide deacetylase family protein encodes MNPLAVLLYHTINDDPPSWVAPFSVSTRTFLGQLDAVVDSGRPIVTASQVVASRRGGPALPPDAVALTFDDGFRDFAHTVAPALAARSLPAALFVTTGALHPHRRSVLGDAPMLSMDDVVCLDQEGIEICSHAHVHEQLDTLPSQRITQELLIPKTILEEALGHAVSLYAYPYGYSSLEVRNQTRHAGYLGAFAVRNAFSPDDDDPYRIARLMVCRDTSPETFASWLSGTGAPTASAHEQPQTMLWRQYRRSRARLHAVRR; translated from the coding sequence ATGAACCCGCTCGCTGTTCTGCTCTACCACACGATCAACGACGACCCGCCGTCATGGGTGGCGCCGTTCTCCGTCAGTACCCGTACCTTCCTCGGCCAGCTCGACGCCGTCGTCGACAGCGGACGCCCGATCGTGACGGCGAGCCAGGTCGTGGCCTCCCGGCGCGGCGGGCCGGCCCTGCCGCCGGACGCCGTCGCGCTCACCTTCGACGACGGGTTCCGCGACTTCGCGCACACCGTCGCGCCGGCGCTGGCCGCGCGGTCGCTGCCGGCGGCGCTGTTCGTCACCACCGGGGCCCTGCACCCGCACCGCCGCAGCGTCCTCGGAGACGCGCCGATGCTGAGCATGGACGACGTCGTCTGCCTGGACCAGGAGGGCATCGAGATCTGCTCGCACGCCCACGTGCACGAACAACTGGACACGCTGCCGTCGCAGCGGATCACCCAGGAACTCCTGATCCCCAAGACGATCCTCGAAGAGGCGCTGGGGCACGCGGTGTCGCTCTACGCCTATCCCTACGGGTATTCGAGCCTTGAGGTGCGGAACCAGACGCGGCACGCGGGCTACCTCGGGGCGTTCGCCGTGCGCAACGCCTTCAGCCCGGACGACGACGATCCCTACCGGATCGCCCGGCTCATGGTCTGCCGCGACACCAGCCCGGAGACCTTCGCCTCCTGGCTCAGCGGCACGGGAGCTCCCACGGCCTCGGCCCACGAGCAGCCGCAGACCATGTTGTGGCGGCAGTACCGCCGCTCCCGGGCACGGCTGCACGCCGTGCGGAGGTGA
- a CDS encoding ABC transporter ATP-binding protein: MLEAIDLVKNYGTLRALDGFSLRVEPGEIVGLVGHNGAGKSTFVSMASGLARPDSGRILIEGRPPGRARDRVGVAPQHIALYPSVTVREHLRLFGGLSGLRRGTLRAEIDDLAAALRLTAFLDRRAGVLSGGQQRRTQAACALIHRPTVLLMDEPTAGADPETRQALLDTVKQRATDGAAVLYTTHYLPELTDLRATIAVARAGKVIARGTAEDLLGRLPGEVVVAFDEETVRISTADPTATLVTLLHDGARPVRGVEVHNPSLDDLYRSLAVIDVPSTDVPGSTDFPGSTDVHGNADVPGNADVHGNS; encoded by the coding sequence GTGCTGGAAGCCATCGACCTCGTGAAGAACTACGGCACCCTGCGTGCCCTGGACGGGTTCAGCCTGCGGGTCGAGCCCGGGGAGATCGTCGGCCTGGTCGGCCACAACGGCGCCGGCAAGTCGACGTTCGTCTCCATGGCCTCCGGGCTGGCCCGGCCGGACAGCGGCCGGATCCTGATCGAGGGACGGCCGCCGGGCCGGGCCCGGGACCGCGTCGGCGTCGCGCCGCAGCACATCGCGCTGTACCCATCGGTCACCGTCCGGGAGCACCTGCGGCTGTTCGGCGGGCTGTCCGGGCTGCGGCGCGGCACGCTGCGCGCCGAGATCGACGACCTGGCGGCCGCGCTGCGGCTGACCGCGTTCCTGGACCGGCGGGCCGGCGTGCTCTCCGGCGGCCAGCAGCGCCGGACCCAGGCGGCGTGCGCGCTGATCCACAGGCCCACCGTCCTGCTGATGGACGAGCCCACCGCCGGCGCCGACCCCGAGACCCGGCAGGCGCTGCTGGACACCGTCAAGCAGCGCGCCACCGACGGCGCCGCGGTCCTCTACACCACGCACTACCTGCCCGAGCTCACCGACCTGCGGGCCACCATCGCGGTGGCCCGCGCCGGGAAGGTGATCGCCCGCGGCACGGCCGAGGATCTGCTGGGCCGGCTGCCCGGCGAGGTCGTCGTCGCCTTCGACGAGGAGACCGTGCGGATCAGCACCGCCGATCCCACGGCCACCCTGGTCACCCTGCTGCACGACGGCGCCCGGCCGGTCCGCGGCGTGGAAGTGCACAACCCCTCCCTCGACGACCTCTACCGGTCCCTGGCGGTCATAGATGTCCCCAGCACAGATGTCCCCGGAAGCACAGATTTCCCCGGAAGCACCGATGTCCACGGCAACGCAGATGTCCCCGGAAACGCAGATGTCCACGGCAACAGCTGA
- a CDS encoding SDR family NAD(P)-dependent oxidoreductase — MTDPDYDGAIALIGMSGRFPGAESVAALWRGLLAGVPGLRAITEEELAAAGVGPDKLADPEYIRVGGPLPQVDRFDAGVFGFSPREAETMEPQHRMFLECSWEALESAGYCPTDTPGHVGVFGGSGFPHYMMSNVRHVAEEPGGDLLLGVGNERDSLANLVSYKLGLRGPAIAVQSFCSTSLVAVHLAVQSLLTFECDIALAGGAYIPLPQPVGYQFEHGGILSPQGRVRSFDAGADGTVMGSGVGVVALKRMTEAMADGDVIHAVLLGSSVNNDGRVRVGYTAPGVDGQAEVIATALEVAGVKPETVGYVECHATGTGLGDSIELAAMERVFRQTPEVPCVLGSLKPSIGHLDRASGVAGLMRAALCLENRILPAMPNYEAPNTAMAGALDRFRVLTENQAWERGADPRRAGVSSFGLGGTNAHVVLEEAPEREARTARPGPHLLTFSAADAGALTAVTEQLREFLTEHDTVDLADVAFTLQVSRGGFALRRAVVVRDREDAIAALADPDRWIDGEARRRSPRVRLVEPAPEAVDAQWWPQLGAAIAVLAPEVGVSTTQDAVMAALEDALQLLGVRAAEDGDEVVVAPEGFTDAASWLLATVARLWESGAAIDWPMLHGGAGRRVELPTYPFQRRRYWVEARPEAAASEPTGRAADPSQWTNLPVWDPFPVPTADLDERLRLAGPWLVLSDDERAEALIARLGRAGAEVIAVRPGPAFDQDDVGDFFVARLDDFTELFESMLVAPRTIVHGFSLAGGVGDADADTDPVITFSAAQERGYHSVLALARHLVDDTGSAPPLDLVLLTSGTTTVAGADLRHPEHATMAALAATLSQENPRLRTREIDIDESPASASSISGLSASSSSARYQAEAVLAAATAEYQGPVAERAGQTWIRRYLRHPLPKTDSAFKTGDRVLITGGLGDVGLTLARHLATGYGCRLILCTRSTLPPRSAWQDFLAEVPAGQERTARHVQNILALEASGAEVIAMTADVADPVAMKAVVDAAVARFGGIDVAVHGAGVQDSRFFAFAHLTEREQSEAHLDAKIRGFLVLDRVLAGHCPDRRITLSSLSAVLGGLTLGAYAASNAGLDAYARAARTAGTGRWVTVDWDTWNIDAERLDGHGPTVTDFTMAPAEGIDVFERALAASDRIGHVVISTGPLAARLAQWVTNGGPGSGDEQDDVRERYARPDLPTAFEEPRPGTETALAEIWSSALGVEPVGALDDFFALGGHSLVAIKVTTRIRKTLNASVPATALLEAPTVRGLAALIDG, encoded by the coding sequence ATGACCGACCCCGACTACGACGGCGCGATAGCGCTGATCGGCATGTCCGGGCGCTTCCCGGGCGCGGAGAGCGTCGCGGCGCTGTGGCGCGGCCTGCTGGCCGGCGTACCGGGCCTGCGCGCGATCACCGAGGAGGAGCTGGCCGCGGCCGGCGTCGGCCCGGACAAGCTCGCCGACCCCGAATACATCCGGGTCGGCGGGCCGCTGCCGCAGGTGGACCGGTTCGACGCCGGGGTGTTCGGCTTCAGCCCGCGCGAGGCCGAGACCATGGAGCCGCAGCACCGGATGTTCCTGGAGTGCTCGTGGGAGGCGCTGGAGAGCGCCGGTTACTGCCCCACCGACACCCCCGGACATGTCGGCGTGTTCGGCGGCAGCGGCTTCCCGCACTACATGATGAGCAACGTCCGGCACGTCGCCGAGGAGCCGGGCGGCGACCTGCTGCTCGGGGTGGGCAACGAGCGCGACTCGCTGGCGAACCTGGTGTCCTACAAGCTCGGCCTGCGCGGTCCGGCGATCGCGGTGCAGTCCTTCTGCTCGACCTCGCTGGTCGCGGTCCATCTCGCGGTGCAGAGCCTGCTGACCTTCGAGTGCGACATCGCGCTGGCCGGCGGCGCCTACATCCCGCTGCCGCAGCCGGTGGGCTACCAGTTCGAGCACGGCGGCATCCTGTCCCCGCAGGGCCGGGTCCGCAGCTTCGACGCCGGCGCCGACGGCACGGTGATGGGCAGCGGCGTGGGCGTGGTGGCGCTCAAGCGCATGACGGAGGCGATGGCCGACGGCGACGTGATCCACGCGGTGCTGCTGGGCTCCTCGGTGAACAACGACGGCCGCGTCCGCGTCGGCTACACCGCGCCCGGCGTCGACGGCCAGGCCGAGGTGATCGCCACCGCACTGGAGGTGGCCGGGGTGAAGCCGGAGACGGTCGGCTACGTCGAGTGCCACGCGACCGGCACGGGCCTGGGTGACTCGATCGAGCTGGCGGCGATGGAGCGGGTGTTCCGGCAGACGCCGGAAGTGCCGTGCGTGCTGGGCTCGCTGAAGCCGAGCATCGGGCACCTGGACCGCGCTTCGGGCGTGGCCGGGCTGATGCGCGCCGCGCTGTGCCTGGAGAACAGGATCCTGCCGGCGATGCCGAACTACGAGGCGCCGAACACCGCGATGGCCGGCGCCCTGGACCGGTTCCGGGTCCTGACCGAGAACCAGGCTTGGGAGCGCGGAGCCGATCCGCGCCGGGCCGGGGTGAGCTCCTTCGGGCTCGGCGGCACCAACGCGCACGTGGTGCTGGAGGAGGCGCCGGAGCGCGAGGCGCGGACCGCACGGCCGGGGCCGCACCTGCTGACGTTCTCGGCAGCGGACGCGGGGGCTTTGACCGCGGTGACAGAGCAGCTGCGGGAGTTCCTGACGGAGCACGACACGGTCGATCTCGCGGACGTGGCCTTCACCCTGCAGGTCTCGCGCGGCGGTTTCGCGCTGCGGCGAGCTGTGGTCGTGCGGGATCGCGAGGACGCGATCGCCGCGCTGGCGGATCCGGACCGCTGGATCGACGGCGAGGCCCGGCGGCGGTCGCCGCGGGTGCGGCTCGTGGAGCCGGCGCCGGAGGCCGTGGACGCGCAGTGGTGGCCGCAGCTCGGTGCGGCGATCGCGGTACTCGCTCCCGAAGTCGGCGTCTCCACCACGCAGGACGCTGTGATGGCAGCACTGGAGGACGCGTTGCAGCTACTCGGTGTTCGGGCTGCCGAGGACGGCGACGAGGTGGTCGTGGCCCCGGAAGGCTTTACCGATGCGGCGTCGTGGCTGCTCGCGACCGTGGCACGGTTGTGGGAGTCCGGGGCGGCGATCGACTGGCCGATGCTGCACGGCGGCGCGGGGCGGCGTGTGGAGCTGCCGACGTATCCGTTCCAGCGCAGGCGCTACTGGGTCGAGGCACGGCCCGAGGCGGCTGCGAGCGAACCGACGGGGCGCGCCGCCGATCCTTCGCAGTGGACGAACTTGCCCGTCTGGGACCCGTTCCCGGTCCCGACCGCCGATCTGGACGAGCGCCTGCGGCTGGCCGGTCCGTGGCTGGTGCTGTCCGACGACGAGCGGGCCGAGGCACTGATCGCGCGCCTGGGCCGGGCCGGAGCCGAGGTCATCGCGGTGCGGCCGGGACCGGCCTTCGACCAGGACGACGTGGGCGACTTCTTCGTCGCGCGCCTGGACGACTTCACCGAGCTCTTCGAGTCGATGCTGGTGGCGCCGCGGACGATCGTGCACGGATTCAGCCTGGCCGGCGGTGTCGGCGACGCGGATGCCGACACCGACCCGGTCATCACGTTCAGCGCCGCCCAGGAGCGCGGGTATCACAGCGTCCTGGCTCTCGCGCGGCATCTGGTCGACGACACGGGCTCGGCGCCGCCGTTGGACCTCGTGCTGCTCACGTCCGGGACGACGACCGTCGCGGGCGCAGACCTGCGGCACCCTGAGCACGCGACGATGGCCGCACTCGCCGCGACCCTCTCCCAGGAGAACCCGCGGCTGCGGACCCGTGAGATCGACATCGACGAATCGCCCGCCTCTGCCTCGTCCATTTCTGGCCTGTCCGCCTCTTCCTCGTCCGCGCGGTACCAGGCCGAGGCCGTCCTGGCCGCCGCGACAGCCGAGTATCAAGGCCCTGTCGCCGAGCGCGCCGGCCAGACCTGGATCCGCCGCTACCTGCGCCACCCGCTTCCCAAAACGGATTCGGCGTTCAAGACCGGCGACCGGGTCCTGATCACCGGCGGCCTCGGCGACGTCGGCCTGACCCTGGCGCGACACCTCGCCACCGGCTATGGCTGCCGCCTCATCCTGTGCACGCGCTCGACACTCCCCCCGCGCTCGGCGTGGCAGGACTTCCTCGCGGAGGTCCCGGCCGGACAGGAGCGGACGGCACGGCATGTCCAGAACATCCTCGCCCTGGAGGCCAGCGGCGCCGAGGTGATCGCGATGACGGCGGACGTCGCCGATCCGGTCGCGATGAAGGCCGTGGTCGACGCCGCGGTGGCGCGCTTCGGCGGGATCGACGTCGCGGTGCACGGCGCGGGCGTGCAGGACTCGCGCTTCTTCGCCTTCGCGCACCTCACCGAGCGCGAGCAGAGCGAGGCGCACCTGGACGCCAAGATCCGCGGCTTCCTGGTCCTGGACCGGGTGCTGGCCGGCCACTGCCCGGACCGGCGCATCACCTTGTCCTCGTTGTCGGCGGTGCTCGGCGGGCTGACTCTGGGGGCGTATGCCGCCTCCAACGCCGGGCTGGACGCGTACGCCCGCGCGGCGCGCACGGCCGGGACCGGGCGCTGGGTCACCGTGGACTGGGACACCTGGAACATCGACGCCGAGCGGCTCGACGGCCACGGCCCGACCGTCACGGACTTCACCATGGCGCCGGCCGAGGGCATCGACGTCTTCGAGCGCGCGCTGGCCGCCTCGGACCGGATCGGGCACGTGGTGATCTCCA
- a CDS encoding ATP-grasp domain-containing protein: protein MAPTLDRDIPVLIVRIGDYAPHHGTTGLIRSLGRLGVPVYTITKSGRLPGALSRYLTGSFAWPTTGLEDEADLVAGLRRISGRIGHPAVAVANDDEASILLAEHRDAFADRLIAPAIAPGLPRLLADKQDLHELCLKHGIPTPHSVCPRSSAEFDEAVTAIGLPAVVKHRAPFNRLRTPVVQSTTVLRTREDVEKVKRAMAGPGRAATVVQEYLPAEATASDNPPDWFVHLYCDAESRALVCFTGAKLRAWPAGGGITARGLALANPELAELSTRFCRSIGYRGLGDLDWRFDARSGRFHLVDFNPRTGAQAQVFRTTAGVDGVRALHLDLTGRPVPQGTQIDGVELRVEHLDLAAGLVTRMAGHRAPVRAVDTRRETAWFARDDMFPFVVASTRFAGLAVARGVSTVAAGVRRGIDRSGIDRAQGP, encoded by the coding sequence GTGGCCCCGACACTGGACCGGGACATCCCGGTGCTCATCGTCCGGATCGGCGACTACGCGCCGCACCACGGCACGACCGGCCTGATCCGCAGCCTGGGACGGCTGGGCGTCCCGGTCTACACGATCACCAAGAGCGGCCGCCTGCCCGGCGCGCTGTCCCGGTACCTGACCGGCTCGTTCGCCTGGCCGACCACCGGCCTGGAGGACGAGGCCGACCTGGTGGCCGGCCTGCGCCGGATCTCCGGCCGGATCGGGCACCCGGCGGTCGCGGTCGCCAACGACGACGAGGCCTCGATCCTGCTGGCCGAGCACCGGGACGCGTTCGCCGACCGGCTGATCGCCCCGGCGATCGCCCCCGGCCTGCCCCGCCTTCTGGCCGACAAGCAGGACCTGCACGAGCTCTGTCTCAAGCACGGGATCCCGACACCACACAGCGTGTGTCCGCGTTCCTCCGCCGAGTTCGACGAAGCCGTGACGGCCATCGGCCTGCCCGCGGTGGTCAAGCACCGGGCGCCCTTCAACCGGCTGCGCACCCCGGTCGTGCAGTCGACGACGGTGCTGCGCACCCGCGAGGACGTCGAGAAGGTGAAGCGCGCGATGGCCGGGCCGGGCCGGGCGGCGACCGTGGTGCAGGAGTACCTGCCGGCCGAGGCGACGGCGAGCGACAATCCGCCTGACTGGTTCGTGCACCTGTACTGCGACGCCGAGTCCCGGGCCCTCGTCTGCTTCACCGGGGCCAAGCTCCGCGCCTGGCCGGCCGGCGGCGGGATCACCGCGCGCGGTCTGGCATTGGCCAACCCGGAGCTGGCGGAGCTCAGCACGCGGTTCTGCCGCTCGATCGGGTACAGAGGGCTCGGGGACCTGGACTGGCGCTTCGACGCACGATCCGGCCGATTCCATCTGGTCGACTTCAATCCCCGGACAGGCGCGCAGGCACAGGTGTTCCGGACGACGGCTGGTGTGGACGGAGTACGGGCCCTGCATCTGGATCTCACCGGCAGGCCGGTCCCGCAGGGGACGCAGATCGACGGTGTGGAACTGCGGGTCGAGCACCTCGATCTGGCGGCGGGCCTGGTGACGCGGATGGCCGGGCACCGGGCACCGGTGCGCGCCGTGGACACCCGGCGGGAGACCGCGTGGTTCGCGCGGGACGACATGTTCCCCTTTGTCGTGGCCTCCACAAGGTTCGCCGGACTCGCTGTCGCACGGGGAGTGTCGACAGTGGCGGCCGGTGTCCGCCGCGGCATCGATCGGAGCGGTATCGATCGGGCTCAGGGGCCATGA
- a CDS encoding family 16 glycosylhydrolase, producing the protein MMRRGSIRHSSPAALVAMACAVLVAAAVAVLWFPGGSGHAPDPRAGLPAAPPGWTTVFGDDFQGRGGGAPSSSVWAHNVGPGSMYSSGNAQTYTTATANTHLDGKGDLVITALKANGSWTSGRIQSTELVTAPAGGELEVTASIDQPTPASGLGYWDAFWLLGPGQWPGTGEVDILENVNALPDFSGTFHCGILPGGPCDEPNGIGSGLVPCPDCQSGFHTYSVLIDRTTPGKESMTWSIDGRQMFRVTEGQFPAATWQQAVDHGYSVIFDLAVGGGYPDAACGCTTPTAQTSSGGSMTVAYVAAYAKNP; encoded by the coding sequence ATGATGCGCCGCGGATCGATCAGACACAGCTCGCCGGCCGCACTCGTGGCCATGGCCTGCGCGGTCCTCGTGGCGGCGGCGGTGGCGGTCCTGTGGTTCCCCGGCGGTTCGGGACACGCGCCCGACCCGCGGGCCGGCCTGCCCGCCGCGCCGCCGGGTTGGACCACCGTGTTCGGCGACGACTTCCAGGGCCGGGGCGGCGGCGCGCCCTCGTCCTCGGTGTGGGCCCACAATGTGGGTCCCGGAAGCATGTACTCCAGCGGCAACGCGCAGACCTACACCACCGCGACCGCGAACACGCACCTCGACGGCAAGGGTGATCTGGTGATCACCGCGTTGAAGGCCAACGGTTCCTGGACGTCCGGGCGGATCCAGAGCACGGAGCTGGTGACCGCTCCGGCGGGAGGGGAGCTGGAGGTGACCGCGTCCATCGACCAGCCCACCCCGGCATCCGGGCTCGGCTACTGGGACGCGTTCTGGCTGCTGGGGCCGGGGCAATGGCCGGGAACCGGCGAGGTCGACATCCTGGAGAACGTCAACGCACTGCCGGACTTCTCGGGAACGTTCCACTGCGGGATCCTGCCGGGAGGCCCGTGCGACGAGCCGAACGGCATCGGCAGCGGGCTGGTCCCGTGCCCGGACTGCCAGAGCGGCTTCCACACCTACAGCGTGCTCATCGACCGCACGACCCCCGGCAAGGAGTCGATGACCTGGTCGATCGACGGCCGGCAGATGTTCCGGGTGACCGAGGGCCAGTTCCCGGCCGCGACCTGGCAGCAGGCGGTCGACCACGGATACTCCGTCATCTTCGATCTGGCCGTCGGCGGCGGGTATCCCGATGCGGCCTGCGGGTGCACGACCCCGACCGCGCAGACGTCTTCGGGCGGCTCGATGACGGTCGCCTACGTCGCCGCCTACGCCAAGAATCCCTGA
- a CDS encoding ABC transporter permease, producing MSTATADTPGGCAAGSPLDAARRIGVLVRHQVIMRVRDPGQVISYVLTPMILMLVFKPLYLRAFAGNQGTLQVVTGPLIMFSVFTLAIIGNSILVEREWHTWDRLRTSSASVAEILLGKLIPVYLIVVFQQTLLMAYGCLIIGLPFPHSVGLVAIAICSWGLALLALGAALATILRSHAELGMVSDVGAITISALGGALVPVSIMPTWAAVAAHGSPGYWAIRMMQAAVRGDTAGTLRPAALLLAGALAAGTFATYRLARGWGRSHLL from the coding sequence ATGTCCACGGCAACAGCTGACACCCCCGGCGGCTGCGCGGCCGGTTCCCCGCTCGACGCGGCGCGCCGGATCGGCGTCCTGGTCCGGCACCAGGTCATCATGCGCGTCCGGGACCCCGGCCAGGTGATCAGCTACGTACTGACCCCGATGATCCTGATGCTGGTCTTCAAACCGCTGTACCTGCGCGCCTTCGCCGGCAACCAGGGCACGCTGCAGGTGGTGACCGGGCCGCTGATCATGTTCTCGGTATTCACCCTGGCCATCATCGGCAACTCGATCCTGGTCGAGCGCGAGTGGCACACCTGGGACCGGCTGCGGACCAGTTCGGCGTCGGTGGCCGAGATCCTGCTCGGCAAGCTGATCCCGGTCTACCTGATCGTGGTCTTCCAGCAGACGCTGCTGATGGCCTACGGCTGCCTGATCATCGGCCTGCCGTTCCCGCACTCGGTCGGGCTGGTCGCGATCGCGATCTGCAGCTGGGGCCTGGCGCTGCTGGCCCTCGGCGCGGCGCTGGCCACGATCCTGCGCAGCCACGCCGAGCTCGGCATGGTCTCCGACGTCGGCGCCATCACCATCAGCGCCCTGGGCGGCGCCCTGGTGCCGGTGTCGATCATGCCGACCTGGGCCGCGGTCGCGGCGCACGGGTCCCCCGGCTACTGGGCGATCCGGATGATGCAGGCCGCGGTGCGCGGCGACACCGCCGGGACGCTGCGTCCGGCGGCGCTGCTGCTGGCCGGGGCGCTGGCGGCGGGCACGTTCGCCACGTACCGGCTGGCCCGCGGGTGGGGTCGCAGCCATCTGCTTTAG
- a CDS encoding ArnT family glycosyltransferase, whose translation MPEPRAADRALPPFAAGPVAAVAAVYAAVLTALSGRYGFHRDELYFLQAGHHLAWGYVDQPPLTPLLARASTTVFGTSPMGLRAVATAAGVLIVLTVALLARETGAGRAAQLLAAAATAVSSMVLMSGHLVSTATFDLLAWLVICLLAARLLRTGDRRWYPAIGAATGIALLNKDLAVLLIASLAAGVLLVGPRPVTAAAGRSWPWAISGVVLALLIVAPNLWWQARHGWPQLTVASGIDRKDGMLNRATFVPFQFVYLAPTLAPLWIAGWLRLWRDPDLRRLRAFTVAYPVACVVVLATGGKCYYVLPLLLVLLAAGTEPVVGWAVRGRGWNRPAILAAGLLVTAVIDGVATLPVLPPSSLSAVNGVNKEQGEQVGWPKLVATVAGAWKTIPADQRLRAVILTQNYGEAGAIAMYGPGYGLPEPYSGHMSYSAWGPPPDSATGPVLLVFFPDNKILPSEFTGCRLAATVDDGVGLSNDEQGAQIEVCSGLRGTWSDRWPALRSYY comes from the coding sequence ATGCCCGAACCGCGTGCCGCCGACCGCGCCCTGCCGCCGTTCGCGGCAGGTCCCGTGGCGGCGGTGGCGGCGGTGTACGCGGCGGTGCTGACGGCGCTGTCCGGCCGATACGGGTTCCACCGCGACGAGTTGTACTTCCTGCAGGCCGGCCATCACCTGGCCTGGGGCTACGTCGACCAGCCGCCGCTGACCCCGTTGCTGGCCCGCGCCAGCACGACGGTGTTCGGCACCAGCCCGATGGGGCTGCGCGCGGTCGCGACCGCCGCCGGGGTGCTGATCGTCCTCACGGTGGCGCTCCTGGCCCGCGAGACCGGGGCCGGCCGGGCGGCGCAGCTGCTGGCGGCGGCGGCCACGGCGGTCTCGTCGATGGTCCTGATGTCCGGGCACCTGGTGTCCACCGCGACCTTCGACCTGCTGGCCTGGCTGGTGATCTGCCTGCTGGCCGCACGCCTGCTGCGGACCGGCGACCGGCGCTGGTATCCGGCGATCGGTGCCGCGACCGGGATCGCACTGCTCAACAAGGACTTGGCGGTGTTGCTGATCGCCAGCCTGGCCGCCGGCGTGCTGCTGGTCGGGCCGCGTCCGGTGACGGCTGCCGCAGGGCGTTCATGGCCGTGGGCGATCAGTGGAGTCGTGCTCGCGCTGCTGATCGTCGCGCCGAATCTGTGGTGGCAGGCCCGGCACGGCTGGCCGCAGCTGACCGTGGCCTCCGGCATCGACCGCAAGGACGGGATGCTGAACCGCGCGACGTTCGTCCCGTTCCAGTTCGTGTATCTCGCGCCGACGCTGGCCCCGCTGTGGATCGCCGGATGGCTGCGGCTGTGGCGCGACCCTGATCTGCGCCGTCTCCGGGCGTTCACCGTCGCGTACCCGGTGGCCTGCGTCGTCGTCCTGGCGACCGGCGGCAAGTGCTACTACGTGCTGCCGCTGCTGCTGGTCCTGCTCGCGGCCGGGACCGAGCCGGTGGTCGGCTGGGCCGTAAGAGGCCGGGGCTGGAACCGGCCCGCGATCCTGGCGGCCGGACTGCTGGTCACGGCGGTGATCGACGGTGTCGCGACGCTTCCGGTGCTGCCGCCGAGCTCGCTGAGCGCGGTCAACGGGGTGAACAAGGAGCAGGGGGAGCAGGTCGGCTGGCCCAAGCTGGTCGCCACCGTGGCCGGTGCGTGGAAGACGATCCCGGCCGACCAGCGCCTCCGGGCGGTGATCCTCACGCAGAACTACGGGGAAGCGGGCGCCATCGCGATGTACGGACCTGGATATGGTCTGCCCGAGCCCTATTCGGGCCACATGAGCTACTCCGCATGGGGGCCGCCGCCGGACTCGGCGACCGGGCCGGTCCTGCTGGTCTTCTTCCCCGACAACAAGATCCTGCCCTCGGAGTTCACCGGGTGCCGCCTGGCCGCGACCGTCGACGACGGTGTCGGGCTGAGCAATGACGAGCAGGGCGCCCAGATCGAGGTGTGCTCCGGCCTTCGCGGCACGTGGAGTGATCGCTGGCCGGCTTTGCGGTCGTACTATTAG